The genomic region GGCAGCTTCTTTTGAGCAGCTCCTTTCAGCCCTGATTAATGGAGTCCTTTCTCTTAAAGGGGCCCTGGCTGTTTACTTAGTTTACTTTGGCTATggttctgttttgctttctcagCTAGAGTCTGAAGAGGGTAATGTGGCTTCTTCAAGATGGCATCAGGTGCTCCTCTGGTGCTGGAATTCCCAAGGAGATAGGGATGCCCAAGGTGGGCTCAGAGGGCACATACTTCTCCCAGCTCTGAATTCGTAACAATTTTCCCTGAGGATGGGGAGGCAGAGCCCTGGGTCATggttccctgaccactgggcatggtggtttgaagctgatgggagctggagtccagcaacatctgagagGGTCCTAATTCCCATCTGTGGATTATGAGGTCAGGGCCATAGTTCatacagccagtgctttttcccccagGAGGTACTCAAGAGTATGCAGTTTGAAgtagtggtggtgtagtggttaagagtggtagacttgtaatctggtgaaccgggttcgcttccccgctcctccacatgcagctgctgggtgaccttgggctagtcacacttctctgaagtctctcagccccactcacctcacagagtgtttgttgtgggggaggaggggaaaggagaatgttagctgctttgagactccttagggtagtgataaagcaggatatcaaatccaaactcttcttcttcttcttcttcttcttcttcttcttcttcttcttcttcttctttgaagtaGCAGCACTTGGGAAGAGTACACAGAGCACTACTGAACACTACTGAACCTTAAGGAAGGTCATATTATTTGCCCATCTAGCCTGCTGTTGTCTTTTCTGTCTTGCAGTGTTTTGAGCTGCTCCCCATAAACTGGCAAAACCAAAGAGATGCTAGGCTCCTTACAGTTCAGCAGCTCTatttgtaaaacacacacacacttttaatatATAAAACATGATAATTTTATAGCAAATGAAGTTATAAAGAATGCATTTTATATTCCAAAAGTAACAAAGGGACTTTCAATTTCTaaagggtgggggggaagagaTTGAATCTTTTCCAGTTTCTCCCCAAAGTTCTGTTTTTTCCATGACTTCATTTTATATCTCTACTCTTCCCTTTCTGGAGTTGTTTTGGCTCCTGGCACACAAGGTGGGCTGGTTTAAAGACTGTTGCaaatatgtttttttctttttcccatcGGGTAAGTCCTATATGAGTAATATGTGTGGTCCAGGGCCAATGAttacttctcttcttctttcttgcATTGCTCAGAGGGGCTGATCGTACAGACACCGTTGACCCAGAAGAAGACTCCGATTCATTGGAGTGCCTTAAGGCAAGATGCAGAGGAATAGAGACCAGCCTAGCGGAATGTACTTTAACTAGAGTGAATAAAACTAATGAGAAAGTGGCAAAAGTGGTGTGTCATACAGCACACAGAGGTTGGTAAAATAagttttattgggggggaaattgtcCGTAGTAAGCCATTTCTAGCTTGATAATTAGATGGTAGAGATGACAAGTGGGATCTAGAACAAAACACTGCAATATGAAATATTCCTGTTCAGTGTGCTAGACATGCTACACTTACAGGagactccattccattccatttctcctctcctcaccctTCCACTGGCATTAACTCCCCTTGCAACAGATAGCTCCGCATTCTGTGGTCACTGAACATATCACAGGGTTTCAGCATGTTGATACCTCTCTTGTGGCTACATAGCTGTTGTAACTCAGCACCTGAGTTTATTACAGTATTAGTATATGGCTTTAAATGATCTGTTGGTGCAGtccctctctcactttccctgGGGTGGCTTAAGAAAAACTAGGGTACCCTGTGTCAGGAGTTCagtctacactcgagtaggaccctggcagagacacatgcccgactggcatgttcttttCCTGCTGGCTGATCtctcgggagcttcataagctttctttagctcaaacatcacagcgaccgatgccaaccgacaccggcacacttagggatccgcagagtttgcacatcatgtgcgtgacagacctcagtaactcagcattttggctaatctactttatttacatataaacacacacggatcactgcaacatggctccctctctctctagcatcagacagcaaagagaaaaagaacaaaggacaatagtcccacttcacggaacacagtaacacaaacatcctgtctccatcacttctcactttgtggagtcaaaacatatactgtcatgtgatagacaaaaatcccatgactgcaatcatggagcaggaattctaacaccctgAGGCAACAAAGCCCAGGCCAGGAATCCTATGCCATCAGGCCCAGAAGAGACTTTTGGCATGGCAGGACACTTTTGCTTTATATCTTACACCATTTCATAGAATAGAATCTTAGAACCATAGTGTtgcaagggaccacaagggtcatctagtccagccccctgcaatgcaggaatcttttgcacaatgtggggcttgaacctgcaaccctgaaatagtctcatgctctacttaaaaaaaaaaatgtaaaccagCTTGGgagccttggcagaaaggcattGTATAATTCAGTCACTCAGTCAGTATGATAGAAAGGTTGCCTCTTaattactgctgctgttgctgcatatTTAGTCAAACTACACTGTGGATTCTTTGAGACTATGCAGTCAGTGTGCACAGTCAGTTGGGTTACCTGAAGACATGCTGCTGTGTTTTTAGGTTCTTATTGGTTGTGTTTGTTTTAGCTAGTTTTAACGTTAGTTGCTTTGGGTCACTGTTGCAAGGAAAGTGactaaataataatcatcatgaATAAAGTCAGGTGACAAGTCCCACTCAACTTTCGAAGTGAACCCCGTCCCCCAGGGCCAGCCAGAtcctgttcatagctgtcaacttttcccctttttaaagggaaatcctatttggaataagggaatttacctttaaaaaagggaaatgttgaccgCTATGATCCtgttcccctccccacaacatacagttttaaatctcttttttgttttttaaatccttgTGAATGCTATGCTGAATTCATCTTTTTGTTTGCTGTCTTGGATTTGTCACTGATGGAAAGGAAACATAGAAATGCTCTTAATAATTAAACCAGAGGCAGATAATTATGCTGAACACAATAGTTTCATGCCTTCAGCTACTGTGCACCCATCCCAGAAAACAATCCTATGGATTTCTATACAGTATTTCCTTTTCTGCTGTAGAATATCTAACCAAAACATTATTTGTTTCTCATCCCACTTGACAGAATGTTTGCCAAAAGAATTCCGTTGTGTCAATAGAAAATGCATCCCTCCCTTTAAGACATGCAATGGCGTCAATGACTGTGGAGACTTAAGTGATGAAGTATGTTGCAAAGGTATGCTCTATACTATGTAAtcattctttttgtgtgtgtgtattatcagTCATATACACACAAATGGTTCTGAAAGATGCTTTAAAGCTATATGTTTGTCAAACAAATGCTTGTAAATATCATTGCTCTAAACTCTGCTTAAGAGCAAAAGGTTAAAAGTTTCAAGTCATATTTCTTCAGTCATGTTAGGTATCagttagatttatataccaactTTAACTCAAAATTCCCCAAGGTGGCTTATAACAAAGCAAACTAAAGCTTCACCAATCAAAATCAATGGATCAGAAGTAAATCAATGGATAGAAGTAAAAACAGTATTATGAAcatatggggtgggggtgttttcaTTGCTCCCAAAAAGGAGAGAATAGCATTCAACTTTATACACACACAAAGGATTAGAAAAGCTGGAATATTTCAAAGTTACAttgctgaatttttaaaaataactgaaTAGTTcaatcggtagagcatgagactcttaatctcagggttgtgcaaaaagattcctgcattgcagggggttgggttattagatggccctcatggtcccttccaactctacaattctttgtgcTTAGGCCTTAAACCACTGTGCTATTGATGTaccattttgtgttttatattctgACTGATCTCTTTCCGATAGCATGTAGGGGGAAAAGCTTCCACTGTCATTCAGATGTGTGTATTCCAAGAAAATACGTCTGTAACAACGAAGTGGACTGTTTAACAGGAGAAGATGAGACTCACTCACAGTGTAAGAGTATACCTTTCTATTTATTTGTGGCTGCATTTGGacaataatcccccccccacccacATACTATGTAATGGGTTTGGATAAGCTTAGAACATTCTAGCTAGCTCAAATTGTGGTGATATCTGAGACCATTACACAGCCCATCCTTCATGTCCACTTGTCCCTCATTAACAGACGAGCAATATCAAAACCTAAACGGAGTGCTCCCGCACAACTCACAGTACAACATTGcagcttgaaaggggggagggaTGCTTTCTGTAACCTAGTAGCTTACTTGATTTGAAGTTTGTGCTCCACTTACTGATATATAATTTGCAGCTGCATTTTTGTTCATCTTAGATGTACAGCCTGCCCCATCCAAAGAGGTTGTTGTagctaaaaacacagaaaacagcTTAAGAAAATGAgcatcattcatttcaatggggctcaTAAAGGCAAAGCTTTctgtttatttaacaaaaatataTACCTCTCTATTGTAAAAAGAACCCCTAAACAATTTACAAAAACGAAACGAAACATAAATAGCGGTATTGTCAATAAAAGGCAGCTGAAAAcagctatttttaaaagttcaaaatataattaaaattaacagtaagCTAAAAACACATgtcaccttcccaggtggataTCGCAGGTTGATTTGTACTACGGTAATTGAAAACCAAACCCTTCTCATTCTCATAGTAGAAGCAGAAGCAGTTTGCAAGCATATCTATGCATTTTCTCAACAAAGGCAATCATCCCCGTTCAATATTCTGCATTTTCCACAAATAGATTTGTGCACAAAGCAGTCCACAGCAATAGGACATAATCATAATAATGTGATAATCGTAATGAATCATAATttaatcacattttttaaaaatgtaaaccacCTTGGGTATCATGGTAGAAAAgtgtgtatatatctatatctatatctatataaaacacaatagaaGTTATACGATCACTGCAATGCAGCACTATCCATCCAACTATTAACAATTTCATTTAAAATTCATCAAAAAGTGAGCATGTTTCTGGTCTACATATCATGCTTGTCTAGTCACTTCACCCTGCAGAGCAAAAGGAGTGAATGGAGCCTAGGTCCATATTAAACATGATGCTAGAAAAATTAATAGCAAGTGAAGgacaaagagaaagaaatcacCCCATCAGCACAACTGCTATTAGCCTTAGGAGGAAAGCTAATAGGGATTCCCAATGTCTACTTTGGCCCTTAGTCATCCGTATTACTGAGCAAGGTTCATATGTAGTTTTGAGCCACTCCCTGCAATCCTTCCAATTTAGAGGtggagtttaacaacatctgcaggactaTAGACCCTTAATGTAATGGAAGCCAGTCTAATTCATTGCTTGTTGGTGGATTGGTTTTTTTCTGTGTTCACCTTACTTATTTTATGTATATGTGCATGTTTTAAATAGGTGATAAGAAAAGAgctgaagaaaatgaaaacacgggtaattattatatatatattattttataacTCTCTTCTTATGTTTCTCCCAGGGTTCTCTCAGGAGTGACCTGTTCTTTATAATTCAGCTTATTGGGCAGCAATAGCCCAGAAAAAAACAGCCCATTCATGGAACCACAGTTATACAGAGCAATACAACAGTTTCCCCACAAATAAATAAACGCACTATTTGAAACTATAgtatttgaaaaaagaacaatgcaACCAATGGTCTCTCTGAGTCAGAagagaaaatgtatatattattgCTTGCAAATTTTGTGATCAGCCCATTTAAATGTTCCTCTGTCtattctcaaacttgggtcctcaaatgttgctgtactacagtgctcatcatccttgaccattaggccatgttggctggggctgatgagagttgtagtttaacaacatcgGGAAACCCAAGGTTGGTAGAGGCTGCTCTTGTCTACCAAGGTGCAGAAGGCTTCCGAGTTGCTCTCTGCAATCAGCTTTAGTCCCACAATGAGAGGACAACGGCAATTGGCAACTTACAAATTGCAGCTCTGCGAGAACGGACTCTGCAACCCCATGCTAATTACTCATGCATATAAGAAAATGCAATTTAAGTTGTACAGGGTGATCTACCCTATAATCTTATTTGGCTTCCCAGCTCTCTTCAAGAACTCTTCAAGAACTTCACCCCTGCAAGGCTAAACCTGGAAGGTTATactagcatagccaatggtcaagtcTGATGCAGGCGTTATTGGACGTCCAACATCTAGATTCTCAAACCCCAATATACAGCAAATTCATAGCATAGTGTGCATTGGTGTATGTTTTTTTTCCCTGTGTACACCCTACTTATATAtaatatgtgtgtatgttttaaataGGCAATAGAAGAGCTCAACAAAATGCAAGAGGTAACATTTTGTGTTTTGATATTATTTCATGGACATCACTAAGTTCTTTGCAGCatgaaaataaacattttcaCTTGCAATTGCTGTATAGATCAAAGAGCTGTGAAGGCTCAGCTGCGGGGATCAGTTCAAAATGTTCATAGGTTTAGGGATCTGAAACTAGGTTTTCAGTTACAATAATTTAAAGTAGTTATTTTATTTCAGAAGGAACAGAAGTCGCTGAACAGTCTATGGATGAAGGTAAATACACTATATCATCATCAATAGACAATATGACAATTGCTTGGACTGATTCAGCAGTcgagtcctatgcatgcttaatCATAAGTGAAGTCTGCTTTGCTCAATGGAACTTATTACATGCATTCACTAATCGCTCTTGAAAATGGGAAACTACTTCATGGGGAAGCTGCTTGTGTCAAATCATGCTTCTTGCTGAGCTTCTAATGATTTTCACCATGCTGGTTTATCACCTCTTCTGGGGCACTTTTGACAGTGCGCTgtcagaaatgtactggaagctgcTCACATGAACAGCTGTGTAAAGCACATGAATATATGAACAGAGGATGAAGCTTTCAAGGGTACACAGGAGTACGGTGCTTAACAACCCCCTTTCCACCTTTGAAAACAACAATCAAATGAAAAAGCTGGCCTTGAAACCCCTGAGTCTTGATTCTTTTCTCAGGAAAGTGCCACGCACCAACTCCCTGAATGGAaaccttttaaaaagttgcttaCATTCACTCAACAGTCCTGATTTAAGCGGGATATCCCAGAATTACAACAGCCAATCCCgacttctgattggatcctggaatgtcccattctTTGGTCTGGCACTCTGGCGAGAGTCAGTAGACTTGTGCCAGAGAGCCGGAATGAAAGCCGCTTGGTTTTTGGTCTcatgagacaaaaaaaaaagcatcctGGTTCTGGTCCCCAAGATGTTGGAGGATATATGCTTAAAGAGAAGTATTATGTAGGCTTAGGTGaatctgccagttttggtttctcatttttccaatcttcagtacACCCAATTTCTGCAatagtttgcaattttttaaaacaaaggaaaagtAGGTATAAACATTTATACACATTTTTGGGTGCGCCTCctctaaaatgtgcatttttgcaagcaattatcCCTAATATGTGGGGGTTCTAGATTGCACAGGCGGCCTCCACGAGAAGGGGCAGCTCCCCAGTTCAGAAGTTCACAATCCATCTTGTGAAGGACTGGAAGAACAGGGGATGTGATGTTCCGAAGGAGGTGCGGTTTGCCAGTGCACCCGACTCCTTTGTTCAATTATCATCAATGCACGTATGTAATCTAAATGCCCAAAGAAgtcataaaaaaacaaaccacaaagtaGTTTCTTTCAACGAATGCAAGTGAGCGAGTTGCAAGCATGACACTGCTTATCTCTTTtgttaaagaaagaagaaagatcaAAACATTGTTACCCCAATTACAGTGCGGCATTGCAAACCACACGGCTACTCGTCGGAAGCGAATCGTAGGTGGATACACTGCAGGAAAGGTAAAAGGAAAATCAGGTGTAGCTAACAATACaggcactatacagtggtacctcgggttacatacgcttcaggttacagacccgctaacccagaaatagtacctcaggttaagaactttgcttcaggatgaggacagaaatcgtgctctggcagtgcggcagcagcaggaggccccattagctaaagtggtgcttcaggttaagaacagtttcaggttaagaacggacttgcggaacgaattaagtacttaacccgaggtagcactgtaatgtTGAGTCTGTTGAGTAATATCAAGTCtgtgtttttaatgcattttttagaCCTGCAGGAACGGTGACAATGGATAAAACAATCTAGAAATCTATGGTGAAGCATAAGCTTTTTGAGTATAAAGTAGGAAATCGAAGAGTTAATTTTCAGTCTTTTAAATTATTGCACAGCAATATATTTTCTCCCCTTTCCTACTTCTcaaccttccctccctccaatcATAAGCTAGGGAATCTGAATCGGCAGTACAGTTGAAATAAGTGAAACATTCCAGTAAAGGGCCTATCTTGGATTTTTTTGCTATAGGACATTTTAGTAcatcaaatattatttttaaaaatccaactaGAAATACGAACCAAAAAATTGGAATAGATGAAAGAGCTACTTCTTTATCCAAcaggaaaagaagaagcagcacatCAAAATGCTGAACCTTTGTTTCTCTGACTTTTCCTGAAGAAGGTAGAGTAGAAACAGTAGGTTCTGAAATAAATATCTACTTTGTCAACAAACGTTGATTTTTGCTCCTACTTCCAGTTCCATCTGGAGACCACATACATAGACACAGGTAATATTAGTAGTAGAACTGGTCTAGAAAAGTGTAACATCACCCCTCATGTATTTGCAGGATGAATTTCCTTGGCAAGTGGCCATTAAAGATGAACGGACAACAGTGAACTGCGGTGGCGTTTATATTGGGGGCTGTTGGGTTTTGACAGCTGCACACTGTGTTAGGTAAGTGGATTTGGCGACTCTCAAGTGGGAACTGCCTTGCAGCAAGAGACAGAACAAAATGAACTTTTAGGGTCTTGGATGTCTGCAGCTCCACTTATGTTACAACCATCTAGCAGTTCTATATTGACTTGATTGACATAggtgtagccgggggggggggggcgaaggagGGACAGTCCCCCCCAtcatgtaaataataaaaaatatgccCCCCCCGAAATTCTTTGAGATCTTTGGGGGAATCTCTGTTGGTTGTCCCCCATGGCTCAGACACACAGCTCATAACTAGTAGAAGCTGTACATTCAGCAGAGTGAGCTCAAGCCTGTTGAACTCCCTCGCAACTGAAATTAGAGAGACACACTCTCTGTTGAACCTCAGGTTCATgactgaagactttcttgttccagctGGCATTTtggttttattgtgattttttaattgtttgattGTCCCATTTTCtgcggatttttttttaagaaatgcaaataattaagtggttttaaaaaaataaatcttaaaatgaatgcaataataaataaataaataaacatgtagCCAGGCCTCAGCTATTTTTGCTGTATCTCAGATGCATCTCAGCTTTTCTCATCTAATGGATTTCATAAAGGCACGGAAAACTGTGCAGGAGCCTATTGCTAAAAGTGGGCGCTTGTGTATATAATCCATTTGACTACTTGATTAATTAGCTGGGAAATTTTTCATAATCCAAAGTTTGTGTTTCTGCTTGTACTCTTTGAAACACGTTTCTTCTTTGCAGAGAGAACCGTGCACATACTTATCAGGTGTGGACTGGAATGCTGAACACAGTACTACAGGAAGGTGTAGTAGAAGCTTTTCAAGTAGTTAAAGTAATAGTTCACGAGAAGTACAACACCAAAACATATGAAAATGACATCGCTTTGATGGAGATGAAACCCAAGGACACGAGCAGCCCAACATGTTACCCTGTGGACTCTGCGCCAGTCTGTGTCCCTTGGTCAAAATACATGTTCAAAGGTGGCCACCAGTGCAAAGTGTCTGGCTGGGGACTCAATGAAGGTAAATGGAATAGGCTAATtacttttttaaattattgttacaATTTCCTCATCTCTTCTGGCCTCATAATTTGCAAAGCTACAAAAGCACTTCCTTTCAACTCTTCTTTATAACAGCTCATTAAAAGCTGTTTCACTAGCATTTCCTGTTGGTCTCAGCTAGTATACTGCTGAACTTgtctccccctcttctccccccccccatcctccatCAAGGCATAAGAAATTGCATTCCAACATTatcaaaggggaaagaaaacgcctgtgaaattctcatgggtgaAATCCGCAGATGGATTTGGGAGTCTCTTCAAGTTTCAGCTAGCACAGCGTGAGCTCTTTAGAGATAACTGTTGCTAACTGGTTCAGCAGTCCATGTTGGCCAAGTCTTCACAACTCCTTCATTCAGTGACTTGAATGAAATTTATGTGaattttttcactttttaaaatttatgtgaaatttttcactttttaaaaaaaatgcaagttgTTTTGTCCTGCACTGCATAAGAGTCTCATCAGATACTTAAAAAATCAGATTAACCTGACCACGGTTGAAATGGGATAAGTTTATGGACGGTGAATGAAAGTACTGAATTGTGAACAATTAATAAATGGTAAAATGAAACACCAActgttatttatttcttctttagAGTTTTCAAGGCAATTTGGCCTTAAGTGGGGCTACATTTATCTAATGGAAAACTGCTCTGAAATCTATGGGAACCGGTACTTTGAAGGCATGGAATGCGCAGGTGAATATGAACTGTATCATTTTTGACAACCATCTGGATGCAAACTCATGAGACTGTATTAAGTAAGCAGAGACGGGTCAACACATATCAGTGCCTGagacaaaacaaacacacatatagcTCCCCACATGAGTattagactcgtaatctggtgaactgggttcgattccccgcttctccacatgcagctgctgggtgaccttgggctagtcacacttctttgaagtctctcagccccactcacct from Podarcis raffonei isolate rPodRaf1 chromosome 9, rPodRaf1.pri, whole genome shotgun sequence harbors:
- the CFI gene encoding complement factor I isoform X2 — encoded protein: MKSLSTLVFISFLPLGIFQQKDNTYLIEECVNNGYTQNSCEKVFCQPWQRCVDGSCFCKLPYQCPKNGTLVCSTEKRTLNYCQLKSLECQRKKSRFMNRGRCSSQETFQVSLKPENATSAGIIQVEVNQSPKTPVCGSPWGMNEANVACRHLGFPEGADRTDTVDPEEDSDSLECLKARCRGIETSLAECTLTRVNKTNEKVAKVVCHTAHRECLPKEFRCVNRKCIPPFKTCNGVNDCGDLSDEVCCKACRGKSFHCHSDVCIPRKYVCNNEVDCLTGEDETHSQCDKKRAEENENTEGTEVAEQSMDEERRKIKTLLPQLQCGIANHTATRRKRIVGGYTAGKDEFPWQVAIKDERTTVNCGGVYIGGCWVLTAAHCVRENRAHTYQVWTGMLNTVLQEGVVEAFQVVKVIVHEKYNTKTYENDIALMEMKPKDTSSPTCYPVDSAPVCVPWSKYMFKGGHQCKVSGWGLNEEFSRQFGLKWGYIYLMENCSEIYGNRYFEGMECAGTHDGSVDSCKGDSGGPLVCFDSNNVGYVWGVVSWGENCGEKGHPGVYTKVAHYFSWIGRHTGLNLISRYNL
- the CFI gene encoding complement factor I isoform X1 — encoded protein: MKSLSTLVFISFLPLGIFQQKDNTYLIEECVNNGYTQNSCEKVFCQPWQRCVDGSCFCKLPYQCPKNGTLVCSTEKRTLNYCQLKSLECQRKKSRFMNRGRCSSQETFQVSLKPENATSAGIIQVEVNQSPKTPVCGSPWGMNEANVACRHLGFPEGADRTDTVDPEEDSDSLECLKARCRGIETSLAECTLTRVNKTNEKVAKVVCHTAHRECLPKEFRCVNRKCIPPFKTCNGVNDCGDLSDEVCCKACRGKSFHCHSDVCIPRKYVCNNEVDCLTGEDETHSQCDKKRAEENENTGNRRAQQNAREGTEVAEQSMDEERRKIKTLLPQLQCGIANHTATRRKRIVGGYTAGKDEFPWQVAIKDERTTVNCGGVYIGGCWVLTAAHCVRENRAHTYQVWTGMLNTVLQEGVVEAFQVVKVIVHEKYNTKTYENDIALMEMKPKDTSSPTCYPVDSAPVCVPWSKYMFKGGHQCKVSGWGLNEEFSRQFGLKWGYIYLMENCSEIYGNRYFEGMECAGTHDGSVDSCKGDSGGPLVCFDSNNVGYVWGVVSWGENCGEKGHPGVYTKVAHYFSWIGRHTGLNLISRYNL